A stretch of Streptomyces vietnamensis DNA encodes these proteins:
- the murA gene encoding UDP-N-acetylglucosamine 1-carboxyvinyltransferase, translating to MTGTDDVLLVHGGTPLEGEIRVRGAKNLVPKAMVAALLGSGPSRLRNVPDIRDVRVVRGLLQLHGVTVRPGEEPGELVLDPTHVESANVADIDAHAGSSRIPILFCGPLLHRLGHAFIPGLGGCDIGGRPIDFHFDVLRQFGATIEKRADGQYLEAPQRLRGCKIRLPYPSVGSTEQVLLTAVLAEGVTELSNAAVEPEIEDLICVLQKMGAIISMDTDRTIRITGVDRLDGYTHRALPDRLEAASWASAALATEGNIYVRGAQQRSMMTFLNTYRKVGGAFEIDDEGIRFWHPGGSLNAIHLETDVHPGFQTDWQQPLVVALTQASGLSIVHETVYESRLGFTSALNQMGAHIQLYRECLGGSDCRFGQRNFLHSAVVSGPTKLQGADLVIPDLRGGFSYLIAALAAQGTSRVHGIDLINRGYENFMEKLVELGAKVELPGSALV from the coding sequence ATGACCGGCACAGACGATGTCCTGCTTGTCCACGGCGGAACCCCGCTGGAGGGCGAGATCCGCGTTCGCGGCGCGAAGAACCTCGTGCCCAAGGCGATGGTCGCCGCCCTGCTCGGCAGCGGTCCCAGCCGTCTGCGCAACGTTCCCGACATCCGTGACGTCCGCGTCGTCCGCGGGCTGCTCCAGCTGCACGGAGTGACGGTCCGCCCGGGCGAGGAGCCCGGCGAGCTCGTCCTCGACCCGACGCACGTCGAGTCCGCCAACGTCGCCGACATCGATGCCCACGCCGGTTCGTCGCGCATCCCGATCCTCTTCTGCGGCCCGCTGCTGCACCGCCTCGGCCACGCCTTCATCCCGGGCCTGGGCGGCTGCGACATCGGCGGCCGGCCCATCGACTTCCACTTCGACGTGCTCCGCCAGTTCGGCGCGACCATCGAGAAGCGGGCGGACGGGCAGTACCTGGAGGCCCCGCAGCGTCTTCGCGGTTGCAAGATCCGCCTGCCGTACCCCTCGGTCGGCTCGACCGAGCAGGTGCTGCTCACGGCGGTCCTCGCGGAGGGCGTCACCGAGCTGTCGAACGCGGCCGTGGAGCCCGAGATCGAGGACCTGATCTGCGTCCTGCAGAAGATGGGCGCGATCATCTCCATGGACACCGACCGGACCATCCGGATCACCGGTGTCGACCGTCTCGACGGCTACACCCACCGGGCGCTCCCGGACCGCCTGGAGGCGGCCTCCTGGGCGTCGGCGGCGCTGGCCACCGAGGGCAACATCTACGTGCGCGGCGCCCAGCAGCGCTCGATGATGACCTTCCTCAACACGTACCGGAAGGTCGGCGGCGCCTTCGAGATCGACGACGAGGGCATCCGCTTCTGGCACCCGGGCGGCTCGCTGAACGCGATCCACCTGGAGACGGACGTGCACCCCGGCTTCCAGACGGACTGGCAGCAGCCGCTGGTCGTGGCCCTGACGCAGGCCTCCGGCCTCTCCATCGTCCACGAGACGGTGTACGAGTCCCGGCTCGGCTTCACCTCCGCGCTGAACCAGATGGGCGCGCACATCCAGCTGTACCGCGAGTGCCTGGGCGGCTCCGACTGCCGCTTCGGCCAGCGGAACTTCCTGCACTCGGCGGTCGTGTCGGGCCCGACGAAGCTCCAGGGCGCCGACCTGGTCATCCCCGACCTGCGCGGCGGCTTCTCGTACCTGATCGCGGCGCTCGCGGCCCAGGGCACGAGCCGGGTCCACGGCATCGACCTGATCAACCGCGGCTACGAGAACTTCATGGAGAAGCTCGTCGAGCTGGGCGCGAAGGTCGAGCTGCCGGGCAGCGCGCTGGTCTGA
- a CDS encoding NAD-dependent malic enzyme yields the protein MATAPSVSYSMTVRLEVPASGTAVSQLTTAVESHGGSVTGLDVTASGHEKLRIDVTIAATSTAHADEIVEQLRTIEGVVLGKVSDRTFLMHLGGKIEMASKHPIRNRDDLSMIYTPGVARVCMAIAENPEDARRLTIKRNTVAVVTDGSAVLGLGNIGPMAAMPVMEGKAALFKRFADIDAWPICLDTQDTDEIVAIVKAIAPGFAGINLEDISAPRCFEIEARLREALDIPVFHDDQHGTAIVVLAALTNALRVVGKGIGDVRVVMSGAGAAGTAILKLLIAAGVKHAVVADIHGVVHAGREDLVDAAPGTPLRWIADNTNPEGVTGTLKEAVVGADVFIGVSAPNLLGAEDVAAMAEGSIVFALANPDPEVDPAAARQTAAVVATGRSDFPNQINNVLVFPGVFRGLLDAQSRTVNTEMMLAAASALAGVVTEDELNPNYIIPSVFNDKVAGAVAGAVRNAAKAAGAGTASNGR from the coding sequence ATGGCAACGGCGCCCAGCGTCTCGTACTCGATGACGGTCCGGCTGGAGGTTCCCGCCAGCGGAACCGCGGTCTCCCAGCTCACCACGGCGGTGGAGTCCCACGGCGGATCCGTCACCGGCCTCGACGTGACCGCCTCCGGCCACGAGAAGCTCCGCATCGACGTCACCATCGCCGCGACCTCCACCGCGCACGCCGACGAGATCGTCGAGCAGCTGCGCACCATCGAGGGCGTCGTCCTCGGCAAGGTCTCCGACCGTACGTTCCTGATGCACCTCGGCGGCAAGATCGAGATGGCGTCGAAGCACCCCATCCGCAACCGTGACGACCTCTCCATGATCTACACCCCGGGCGTCGCCCGCGTGTGCATGGCGATCGCCGAGAACCCCGAGGACGCCCGCCGCCTCACCATCAAGCGCAACACCGTCGCGGTCGTCACCGACGGCTCCGCCGTCCTCGGCCTCGGCAACATCGGCCCGATGGCCGCGATGCCGGTCATGGAGGGCAAGGCGGCCCTGTTCAAGCGCTTCGCCGACATCGACGCCTGGCCGATCTGCCTCGACACCCAGGACACCGACGAGATTGTCGCGATCGTCAAGGCGATCGCCCCCGGCTTCGCGGGCATCAACCTGGAGGACATCTCCGCGCCCCGCTGCTTCGAGATCGAGGCCCGGCTGCGCGAGGCCCTCGACATCCCCGTCTTCCACGACGACCAGCACGGCACCGCCATCGTCGTCCTCGCCGCCCTCACCAACGCGCTGCGCGTCGTCGGCAAGGGCATCGGCGACGTACGGGTCGTCATGTCCGGTGCCGGCGCCGCCGGTACGGCCATCCTCAAGCTGCTGATCGCGGCGGGTGTGAAGCACGCCGTCGTCGCCGACATCCACGGCGTCGTGCACGCGGGCCGCGAGGACCTGGTCGACGCCGCCCCCGGCACGCCGCTGCGCTGGATCGCCGACAACACCAACCCCGAGGGCGTCACCGGCACCCTCAAGGAGGCCGTCGTCGGCGCGGACGTCTTCATCGGCGTCTCGGCCCCGAACCTGCTCGGCGCGGAGGACGTCGCCGCCATGGCGGAGGGCTCCATCGTGTTCGCGCTCGCGAACCCCGACCCGGAGGTCGACCCGGCCGCCGCCCGGCAGACCGCCGCCGTCGTCGCCACCGGCCGCTCGGACTTCCCGAACCAGATCAACAACGTGCTGGTCTTCCCGGGCGTCTTCCGCGGTCTGCTCGACGCGCAGTCCCGTACGGTCAACACGGAGATGATGCTGGCGGCGGCCTCCGCCCTCGCCGGCGTGGTCACCGAGGACGAGCTGAACCCGAACTACATCATCCCGTCGGTCTTCAACGACAAGGTCGCCGGCGCGGTCGCCGGAGCCGTCCGGAACGCGGCGAAGGCCGCGGGCGCGGGCACGGCGTCGAACGGCCGCTGA
- a CDS encoding HU family DNA-binding protein — protein sequence MNRSELVAALADRAEVTRKDADAVLAALAETVGEVVAKGDEKVTIPGFLTFERTHRAARTARNPQTGDPIDIPAGYSVKVSAGSKLKEAAKGK from the coding sequence ATGAACCGCAGTGAGCTGGTGGCCGCCCTGGCCGACCGCGCCGAGGTGACCCGCAAGGACGCCGACGCCGTGCTGGCCGCTCTCGCCGAGACCGTCGGTGAGGTCGTCGCCAAGGGTGACGAGAAGGTCACCATCCCCGGCTTCCTGACCTTCGAGCGCACCCACCGTGCCGCTCGCACCGCTCGTAACCCGCAGACCGGCGACCCGATCGACATCCCGGCCGGCTACAGCGTGAAGGTCTCCGCGGGCTCGAAGCTCAAGGAAGCCGCCAAGGGCAAGTAA